From a region of the Terriglobales bacterium genome:
- a CDS encoding DUF1343 domain-containing protein, with translation MAALFLTVLLLSPGADGQAPSSRKVRTGIDVLESTGLGGDPSHPKRIGVLTNQSGVDSQGRRTIDVLAAMPGVKLAAIFSPEHGLAGKLDTTEITEERDAATGVPVYGVYGGTDAKRRPPLEVLKTLDAVVIDLQDVGAHFYTYKTTVGYFLEAAAQAGIEVIVLDRPNPIGGSAVEGPISDEGRESFIFYHPLPTRHGMTLGELALLFNAERKIHARLRVVAMEGWRRADWYDQTGLAWVNPSTAMRSLTAATLYPGAALIEFDNVSVGRGTDTPFELVGAPWIREQEFADYLNHRRIPGVRFTPAEFTPRSSVYANQDCKGIRIEVTDRNALDSPELGVELAAALEELYPREHNMERMMLLLGNQSVFEAIQRGDDPRRISRSWQGSLKRFKRLRKRFLLYR, from the coding sequence GTGGCCGCGCTGTTTCTGACCGTCCTTCTCCTTTCCCCTGGCGCAGACGGCCAGGCCCCTTCCTCCCGCAAGGTGCGGACCGGGATCGACGTTCTGGAATCCACCGGCCTGGGCGGCGACCCGAGCCACCCGAAACGCATCGGCGTACTTACCAACCAGAGCGGCGTGGACTCCCAGGGCCGCCGCACCATTGACGTGCTGGCCGCCATGCCGGGAGTGAAACTAGCTGCAATCTTTAGCCCCGAGCACGGGCTGGCCGGCAAGCTGGACACCACCGAGATCACCGAAGAGCGCGACGCGGCTACGGGCGTCCCGGTGTACGGCGTTTATGGCGGCACGGACGCCAAGCGCCGCCCGCCGCTCGAGGTCCTGAAGACGCTCGACGCCGTGGTCATCGACCTGCAGGATGTGGGCGCGCACTTCTACACCTACAAGACCACGGTGGGATATTTTCTGGAGGCGGCGGCGCAGGCGGGAATCGAGGTTATCGTGCTTGACCGACCCAATCCCATCGGCGGCTCCGCCGTCGAGGGACCGATCTCCGATGAAGGGCGAGAAAGTTTCATCTTTTACCATCCGCTGCCCACACGCCACGGCATGACGCTAGGCGAACTGGCGCTGCTCTTCAACGCGGAGCGCAAGATCCACGCCCGCCTGCGCGTGGTTGCCATGGAGGGCTGGCGTCGCGCCGACTGGTATGACCAGACCGGCCTGGCCTGGGTGAACCCCTCGACCGCCATGCGCAGCCTGACCGCGGCTACGCTCTACCCCGGCGCGGCGCTGATCGAGTTCGACAACGTCTCGGTGGGCCGCGGCACGGACACGCCCTTCGAACTGGTGGGCGCCCCCTGGATACGCGAGCAAGAGTTTGCCGACTACCTGAACCACCGCCGCATCCCCGGTGTCCGCTTCACGCCGGCCGAGTTCACACCGCGCTCCAGCGTCTACGCCAACCAGGACTGCAAGGGCATCCGCATCGAGGTCACCGACCGCAACGCCCTGGACTCGCCCGAGCTTGGTGTGGAGCTGGCCGCCGCGCTCGAGGAGCTTTATCCCCGCGAACACAATATGGAGCGCATGATGCTGCTGCTGGGCAACCAGAGCGTCTTCGAGGCCATCCAGAGAGGGGATGACCCGCGCCGCATCTCCCGCTCCTGGCAGGGAAGCCTCAAGAGGTTCAAGCGCCTGCGCAAGCGCTTTCTCTTGTACCGATGA
- a CDS encoding serine hydrolase domain-containing protein → MKSATETRTPFPAPDFGEQEQRFSRAFGILRQAIAERTFPGASAAVTHRGKIVALSGFGRLTYDAASPAVASETVFDLASLTKVLATTTMAMLLFERGVLELEAPVAGILPEFRHGEDCRRAQVTLRMLLAHSSGLPRYLRLYQSAKGREAMVAAACAAPLAADPGARAEYSDIGFIVLGEALARLADEPLDRFCQREVLGALGMSTTGFRPPAELKECIPPTVDDHDFRKRAVQGEVHDENASAMDGVAGHAGLFGAARDLATFAHVMLEGGRPILRAETISLFTRRETSPPGTSRALGWDTPSSPSQSGKHFSPRSYGHLGYTGTSLWIDPERGLSVTLLTNRTWPDRSSEKVKEVRPLFHDAIVEALS, encoded by the coding sequence CTGAAAAGCGCGACCGAGACCCGCACCCCCTTCCCCGCCCCGGATTTCGGCGAACAGGAGCAACGCTTCTCCCGGGCGTTTGGCATCCTGCGCCAGGCCATCGCCGAGCGCACCTTTCCCGGAGCGTCCGCCGCCGTCACGCATCGCGGGAAGATCGTCGCCCTCTCCGGCTTCGGCCGCCTTACCTATGATGCCGCCTCGCCCGCAGTCGCATCCGAAACCGTCTTCGATCTAGCCTCGCTCACCAAGGTTCTGGCCACCACCACCATGGCCATGCTGCTCTTTGAGCGGGGCGTGCTGGAGCTGGAGGCGCCGGTGGCCGGAATCCTGCCCGAGTTCCGCCATGGCGAAGACTGCCGGCGCGCCCAGGTGACGCTGCGCATGCTGCTGGCGCATAGCTCGGGCCTGCCGAGGTACTTGCGCCTGTACCAATCGGCGAAAGGACGGGAGGCGATGGTGGCGGCAGCCTGCGCCGCTCCGCTCGCGGCTGACCCGGGCGCGCGCGCCGAGTACAGTGACATCGGATTCATCGTTCTGGGCGAAGCGCTGGCGCGGCTGGCCGACGAGCCGCTCGATCGCTTCTGCCAGCGCGAGGTCTTGGGGGCGCTGGGCATGAGTACCACCGGCTTCCGCCCACCGGCTGAGTTGAAGGAGTGCATCCCCCCGACGGTGGACGACCACGACTTCCGCAAGCGCGCGGTCCAGGGAGAGGTCCACGACGAGAATGCTTCCGCCATGGACGGCGTGGCCGGACACGCCGGACTCTTCGGCGCCGCCCGCGACCTGGCCACCTTCGCGCACGTGATGCTCGAAGGCGGCCGCCCCATCCTGCGGGCGGAGACGATTTCGCTCTTCACCCGCCGCGAGACTTCTCCGCCGGGAACCTCGCGGGCGCTGGGCTGGGATACGCCCTCTTCGCCGTCGCAATCGGGAAAGCACTTTTCTCCGCGGTCGTATGGACATCTGGGCTACACGGGAACCTCGCTGTGGATCGATCCCGAGCGCGGGCTCTCGGTCACGCTGCTGACCAACCGCACTTGGCCCGACCGAAGCTCGGAGAAGGTCAAGGAAGTGCGCCCCCTATTCCACGACGCGATCGTGGAGGCCCTCTCGTGA
- the murQ gene encoding N-acetylmuramic acid 6-phosphate etherase (catalyzes the cleavage of the lactyl ether moiety of N-acetylmuramic acid-6-phosphate (MurNAc-6-P) to form N-acetylglucosamine-6-phosphate (GlcNAc-6-P) and lactate; involved in MurNAc dissimilation pathway), giving the protein MKPGEDLDKLGTERPNPAATELDTRSTLEIARIINAEDARVAPAVERALPQIAQAIDAIAAALGRGGRLIYVGAGTSGRIAALDASECPPTFNTDPRMVQYVIAGGSRA; this is encoded by the coding sequence GTGAAACCGGGAGAAGACCTGGACAAGCTGGGGACGGAGCGCCCGAATCCCGCTGCGACCGAACTCGACACCCGCTCGACGCTCGAGATCGCGCGCATCATCAACGCCGAGGACGCGCGCGTCGCGCCAGCGGTGGAGCGCGCTCTGCCGCAGATCGCTCAGGCCATTGACGCCATCGCGGCGGCGCTCGGCCGCGGCGGCCGCCTCATCTATGTTGGCGCAGGGACCAGCGGGCGCATCGCGGCGCTCGACGCCTCCGAGTGCCCGCCCACCTTCAACACCGATCCGCGCATGGTGCAGTACGTCATCGCCGGCGGCAGCCGGGCG